From Astyanax mexicanus isolate ESR-SI-001 chromosome 11, AstMex3_surface, whole genome shotgun sequence, the proteins below share one genomic window:
- the pou2f1b gene encoding POU domain, class 2, transcription factor 1b isoform X8: protein MADGGAASQDESSGADSRMSNPSETSKCAMESGDGNTGAQTNGLDFQRQTVQTTNAITNAHAQALLQQLTLTPAQQQLLLQQAQAQLLAAAVQQHSASQQSSTTGASISASAATPITQIPLSQPIQIAPLQQLQQQQQNLNLQQFVLVQPGHPIATQLQPAQFIISQTPHGQQSLLQAQNLLTQLPQSQANLLQTQPSITLTTQPATPTRTIAATPIQTLPHSQTTPKRMDTPSLEEPSDLEELEQFAKTFKQRRIKLGFTQGDVGLAMGKLYGNDFSQTTISRFEALNLSFKNMCKLKPLLEKWLNDAENQTSEQGLSSPSSLGSPGLGMEGLNRRRKKRTSIETNIRVALEKSFLEQNQKPTSEEITMIADQLNMEKEVIRVWFCNRRQKEKRINPPSSGSAGSTPIKAIFSTSTALAPSTASLVTSTTPTTLTVNPVLPLTSTSVSSMGFTGTTVGAPSMNTASVISTVPAICTATSSPSLSPSPSALHASSSESSVAQEPITTVTQAPSSLASTLASGQVMVAAPGLSAALQGAAQLPTSASIAAMAAAAGLSPGLMASSQFTPGGALLSLAPGGLGSALSPALMSNSTLATIQGVWSALASSGTLPITSLDGSGNFLFANASAGSTPNLVTAPLFLNPQNLSLLTSNPVSLVSAGGAAGAAGALNLHVAADTHHSAVTTATVPASTITTASKAQ, encoded by the exons ATGGCGGACGGAGGAGCAGCGAGTCAAGATGAGAGTTCAGGAGCAG ATTCTAGAATGAGTAATCCGTCAGAAACAAGTAAATGTGCAATGGAGAGTGGGGACGGAAACACAG gTGCCCAAACAAACGGACTGGACTTTCAGAGGCAGACGGTGCAAACAACAAACGCAATCACCAATGCACACGCACAGGCCCTGCTCCAACAG tTGACTCTGACCCCAGCACAGCAGCAGTTGCTGTTGCAGCAGGCTCAGGCACAGCTGTTAGCTGCAGCTGTGCAGCAGCACTCAGCcagccagcagagcagcaccaCAGGAGCCAGCATCTCCGCATCCGCTGCCACACCCATCACACAGATCCCCCTCTCCCAGCCCATCCAGATCGCACCC ttgcagcagctgcagcagcagcagcagaacctcAACCTTCAGCAGTTTGTACTGGTGCAGCCAGGCCACCCCATCGCCACTCAGCTGCAGCCGGCACAGTTCATCATCTCGCAGACGCCGCATGGCCAGCAGA GCCTCCTGCAAGCCCAGAATCTTCTAACTCAACTACCTCAAAGCCAAGCCAACCTCCTGCAGACTCAGCCAAGCATCACCCTCACCACCCAG CCCGCGACACCCACGCGCACGATAGCAGCTACCCCCATCCAGACCCTCCCTCACAGCCAGACAACACCAAAGCGCATGGACACTCCCAGCCTGGAGGAGCCCAGTGAcctggaggagctggagcagtttgCCAAAACCTTCAAACAAAGGAGGATCAAACTGGGCTTCACTCAG GGGGATGTCGGCCTTGCTATGGGAAAGCTTTATGGAAACGACTTCAGCCAAACCACCATTTCTCGCTTTGAGGCCTTGAACCTGAGCTTTAAAAACATGTGCAAGCTAAAGCCTCTGCTGGAGAAATGGCTCAACGATGCAG AGAACCAGACGTCGGAACAGGGCCTGTCCAGCCCCAGCTCTTTGGGCTCCCCTGGGCTGGGCATGGAGGGCCTCAACAGGCGTCGCAAGAAGAGGACCAGCATCGAGACCAACATCAGAGTGGCCTTAGAAAAGAGCTTTCTGGAG CAGAACCAAAAACCTACCTCTGAGGAGATCACCATGATCGCCGACCAGCTGAACATGGAGAAGGAGGTGATCCGTGTGTGGTTCTGCAACCGCCGGCAGAAGGAGAAGAGGATCAACCCACCCAGCAGCGGCAGTGCCGGCAGCACCCCCATCAAAGCAATCTTCTCCACCTCCACAGCCCTG GCGCCTTCCACCGCCAGTCTTGTGACCAGTACCACTCCGACTACACTGACTGTAAATCCTGTTTTGCCTCTCACCAGCACAAGTGTCTCCAGCATGGGCTTTACTG gCACTACTGTGGGCGCCCCCTCAATGAACACTGCATCGGTCATCTCCACGGTTCCTGCCATCTGCACGGCAACCTCCTCTCCCTCACTCAGCCCCTCCCCCAGCGCCCTGCATGCGTCCTCGTCTGAGTCTTCGGTGGCTCAGGAGCCGATAACCACGGTGACCCAGGCCCCGTCCTCACTGGCCAGCACACTGGCTAGCGGTCAGGTGATGGTGGCGGCTCCGGGTCTGTCGGCTGCTCTGCAGGGGGCGGCTCAGCTGCCTACCAGCGCCAGCATCGCCGCCATGGCTGCAGCGGCTGGTCTTAGCCCAGGTCTCATGGCCTCCTCACAGTTCACTCCTGG TGGGGCTCTGCTGAGTCTGGCTCCTGGTGGTCTGGGCAGCGCATTGAGTCCGGCACTGATGAGCAACAGCACCTTGGCCACTATCCAAGGTGTGTGGAGCG CTTTGGCCTCTAGCGGGACTCTGCCCATCACCTCTCTAGATGGCAGTGGTAACTTCCTGTTCGCCAATGCCAGCGCAGGGAGCACGCCCAACCTGGTGACGGCGCCCCTTTTCCTCAACCCCCAGAACCTGTCTCTGCTCACCAGCAACCCGGTCAGCCTGGTGTCTGCCGGGGGGGCCGCGGGGGCTGCCGGAGCCCTCAACCTGCACGTTGCCGCTGACACCCACCACAGTGCCGTCACCACGGCGACCGTGCCTGCCTCCACAATCACCACCGCCTCCAAGGCCCAGTGA
- the pou2f1b gene encoding POU domain, class 2, transcription factor 1b isoform X3, which produces MADGGAASQDESSGADSRMSNPSETSKCAMESGDGNTGAQTNGLDFQRQTVQTTNAITNAHAQALLQQCKSEDSAELPASSQQGALTQTQLMLAGGQIAGLTLTPAQQQLLLQQAQAQLLAAAVQQHSASQQSSTTGASISASAATPITQIPLSQPIQIAPQLQQLQQQQQNLNLQQFVLVQPGHPIATQLQPAQFIISQTPHGQQSLLQAQNLLTQLPQSQANLLQTQPSITLTTQPATPTRTIAATPIQTLPHSQTTPKRMDTPSLEEPSDLEELEQFAKTFKQRRIKLGFTQGDVGLAMGKLYGNDFSQTTISRFEALNLSFKNMCKLKPLLEKWLNDAENQTSEQGLSSPSSLGSPGLGMEGLNRRRKKRTSIETNIRVALEKSFLENQKPTSEEITMIADQLNMEKEVIRVWFCNRRQKEKRINPPSSGSAGSTPIKAIFSTSTALAPSTASLVTSTTPTTLTVNPVLPLTSTSVSSMGFTGTTVGAPSMNTASVISTVPAICTATSSPSLSPSPSALHASSSESSVAQEPITTVTQAPSSLASTLASGQVMVAAPGLSAALQGAAQLPTSASIAAMAAAAGLSPGLMASSQFTPGGALLSLAPGGLGSALSPALMSNSTLATIQGVWSALASSGTLPITSLDGSGNFLFANASAGSTPNLVTAPLFLNPQNLSLLTSNPVSLVSAGGAAGAAGALNLHVAADTHHSAVTTATVPASTITTASKAQ; this is translated from the exons ATGGCGGACGGAGGAGCAGCGAGTCAAGATGAGAGTTCAGGAGCAG ATTCTAGAATGAGTAATCCGTCAGAAACAAGTAAATGTGCAATGGAGAGTGGGGACGGAAACACAG gTGCCCAAACAAACGGACTGGACTTTCAGAGGCAGACGGTGCAAACAACAAACGCAATCACCAATGCACACGCACAGGCCCTGCTCCAACAG TGTAAGTCAGAGGATTCGGCTGAGCTTCCAGCCTCCAGCCAGCAGGGTGCGCTGACCCAGACTCAGCTCATGTTGGCCGGGGGGCAGATAGCTGGA tTGACTCTGACCCCAGCACAGCAGCAGTTGCTGTTGCAGCAGGCTCAGGCACAGCTGTTAGCTGCAGCTGTGCAGCAGCACTCAGCcagccagcagagcagcaccaCAGGAGCCAGCATCTCCGCATCCGCTGCCACACCCATCACACAGATCCCCCTCTCCCAGCCCATCCAGATCGCACCC CAgttgcagcagctgcagcagcagcagcagaacctcAACCTTCAGCAGTTTGTACTGGTGCAGCCAGGCCACCCCATCGCCACTCAGCTGCAGCCGGCACAGTTCATCATCTCGCAGACGCCGCATGGCCAGCAGA GCCTCCTGCAAGCCCAGAATCTTCTAACTCAACTACCTCAAAGCCAAGCCAACCTCCTGCAGACTCAGCCAAGCATCACCCTCACCACCCAG CCCGCGACACCCACGCGCACGATAGCAGCTACCCCCATCCAGACCCTCCCTCACAGCCAGACAACACCAAAGCGCATGGACACTCCCAGCCTGGAGGAGCCCAGTGAcctggaggagctggagcagtttgCCAAAACCTTCAAACAAAGGAGGATCAAACTGGGCTTCACTCAG GGGGATGTCGGCCTTGCTATGGGAAAGCTTTATGGAAACGACTTCAGCCAAACCACCATTTCTCGCTTTGAGGCCTTGAACCTGAGCTTTAAAAACATGTGCAAGCTAAAGCCTCTGCTGGAGAAATGGCTCAACGATGCAG AGAACCAGACGTCGGAACAGGGCCTGTCCAGCCCCAGCTCTTTGGGCTCCCCTGGGCTGGGCATGGAGGGCCTCAACAGGCGTCGCAAGAAGAGGACCAGCATCGAGACCAACATCAGAGTGGCCTTAGAAAAGAGCTTTCTGGAG AACCAAAAACCTACCTCTGAGGAGATCACCATGATCGCCGACCAGCTGAACATGGAGAAGGAGGTGATCCGTGTGTGGTTCTGCAACCGCCGGCAGAAGGAGAAGAGGATCAACCCACCCAGCAGCGGCAGTGCCGGCAGCACCCCCATCAAAGCAATCTTCTCCACCTCCACAGCCCTG GCGCCTTCCACCGCCAGTCTTGTGACCAGTACCACTCCGACTACACTGACTGTAAATCCTGTTTTGCCTCTCACCAGCACAAGTGTCTCCAGCATGGGCTTTACTG gCACTACTGTGGGCGCCCCCTCAATGAACACTGCATCGGTCATCTCCACGGTTCCTGCCATCTGCACGGCAACCTCCTCTCCCTCACTCAGCCCCTCCCCCAGCGCCCTGCATGCGTCCTCGTCTGAGTCTTCGGTGGCTCAGGAGCCGATAACCACGGTGACCCAGGCCCCGTCCTCACTGGCCAGCACACTGGCTAGCGGTCAGGTGATGGTGGCGGCTCCGGGTCTGTCGGCTGCTCTGCAGGGGGCGGCTCAGCTGCCTACCAGCGCCAGCATCGCCGCCATGGCTGCAGCGGCTGGTCTTAGCCCAGGTCTCATGGCCTCCTCACAGTTCACTCCTGG TGGGGCTCTGCTGAGTCTGGCTCCTGGTGGTCTGGGCAGCGCATTGAGTCCGGCACTGATGAGCAACAGCACCTTGGCCACTATCCAAGGTGTGTGGAGCG CTTTGGCCTCTAGCGGGACTCTGCCCATCACCTCTCTAGATGGCAGTGGTAACTTCCTGTTCGCCAATGCCAGCGCAGGGAGCACGCCCAACCTGGTGACGGCGCCCCTTTTCCTCAACCCCCAGAACCTGTCTCTGCTCACCAGCAACCCGGTCAGCCTGGTGTCTGCCGGGGGGGCCGCGGGGGCTGCCGGAGCCCTCAACCTGCACGTTGCCGCTGACACCCACCACAGTGCCGTCACCACGGCGACCGTGCCTGCCTCCACAATCACCACCGCCTCCAAGGCCCAGTGA
- the pou2f1b gene encoding POU domain, class 2, transcription factor 1b isoform X2, translating into MADGGAASQDESSGADSRMSNPSETSKCAMESGDGNTGAQTNGLDFQRQTVQTTNAITNAHAQALLQQCKSEDSAELPASSQQGALTQTQLMLAGGQIAGLTLTPAQQQLLLQQAQAQLLAAAVQQHSASQQSSTTGASISASAATPITQIPLSQPIQIAPLQQLQQQQQNLNLQQFVLVQPGHPIATQLQPAQFIISQTPHGQQSLLQAQNLLTQLPQSQANLLQTQPSITLTTQPATPTRTIAATPIQTLPHSQTTPKRMDTPSLEEPSDLEELEQFAKTFKQRRIKLGFTQGDVGLAMGKLYGNDFSQTTISRFEALNLSFKNMCKLKPLLEKWLNDAENQTSEQGLSSPSSLGSPGLGMEGLNRRRKKRTSIETNIRVALEKSFLEQNQKPTSEEITMIADQLNMEKEVIRVWFCNRRQKEKRINPPSSGSAGSTPIKAIFSTSTALAPSTASLVTSTTPTTLTVNPVLPLTSTSVSSMGFTGTTVGAPSMNTASVISTVPAICTATSSPSLSPSPSALHASSSESSVAQEPITTVTQAPSSLASTLASGQVMVAAPGLSAALQGAAQLPTSASIAAMAAAAGLSPGLMASSQFTPGGALLSLAPGGLGSALSPALMSNSTLATIQGVWSALASSGTLPITSLDGSGNFLFANASAGSTPNLVTAPLFLNPQNLSLLTSNPVSLVSAGGAAGAAGALNLHVAADTHHSAVTTATVPASTITTASKAQ; encoded by the exons ATGGCGGACGGAGGAGCAGCGAGTCAAGATGAGAGTTCAGGAGCAG ATTCTAGAATGAGTAATCCGTCAGAAACAAGTAAATGTGCAATGGAGAGTGGGGACGGAAACACAG gTGCCCAAACAAACGGACTGGACTTTCAGAGGCAGACGGTGCAAACAACAAACGCAATCACCAATGCACACGCACAGGCCCTGCTCCAACAG TGTAAGTCAGAGGATTCGGCTGAGCTTCCAGCCTCCAGCCAGCAGGGTGCGCTGACCCAGACTCAGCTCATGTTGGCCGGGGGGCAGATAGCTGGA tTGACTCTGACCCCAGCACAGCAGCAGTTGCTGTTGCAGCAGGCTCAGGCACAGCTGTTAGCTGCAGCTGTGCAGCAGCACTCAGCcagccagcagagcagcaccaCAGGAGCCAGCATCTCCGCATCCGCTGCCACACCCATCACACAGATCCCCCTCTCCCAGCCCATCCAGATCGCACCC ttgcagcagctgcagcagcagcagcagaacctcAACCTTCAGCAGTTTGTACTGGTGCAGCCAGGCCACCCCATCGCCACTCAGCTGCAGCCGGCACAGTTCATCATCTCGCAGACGCCGCATGGCCAGCAGA GCCTCCTGCAAGCCCAGAATCTTCTAACTCAACTACCTCAAAGCCAAGCCAACCTCCTGCAGACTCAGCCAAGCATCACCCTCACCACCCAG CCCGCGACACCCACGCGCACGATAGCAGCTACCCCCATCCAGACCCTCCCTCACAGCCAGACAACACCAAAGCGCATGGACACTCCCAGCCTGGAGGAGCCCAGTGAcctggaggagctggagcagtttgCCAAAACCTTCAAACAAAGGAGGATCAAACTGGGCTTCACTCAG GGGGATGTCGGCCTTGCTATGGGAAAGCTTTATGGAAACGACTTCAGCCAAACCACCATTTCTCGCTTTGAGGCCTTGAACCTGAGCTTTAAAAACATGTGCAAGCTAAAGCCTCTGCTGGAGAAATGGCTCAACGATGCAG AGAACCAGACGTCGGAACAGGGCCTGTCCAGCCCCAGCTCTTTGGGCTCCCCTGGGCTGGGCATGGAGGGCCTCAACAGGCGTCGCAAGAAGAGGACCAGCATCGAGACCAACATCAGAGTGGCCTTAGAAAAGAGCTTTCTGGAG CAGAACCAAAAACCTACCTCTGAGGAGATCACCATGATCGCCGACCAGCTGAACATGGAGAAGGAGGTGATCCGTGTGTGGTTCTGCAACCGCCGGCAGAAGGAGAAGAGGATCAACCCACCCAGCAGCGGCAGTGCCGGCAGCACCCCCATCAAAGCAATCTTCTCCACCTCCACAGCCCTG GCGCCTTCCACCGCCAGTCTTGTGACCAGTACCACTCCGACTACACTGACTGTAAATCCTGTTTTGCCTCTCACCAGCACAAGTGTCTCCAGCATGGGCTTTACTG gCACTACTGTGGGCGCCCCCTCAATGAACACTGCATCGGTCATCTCCACGGTTCCTGCCATCTGCACGGCAACCTCCTCTCCCTCACTCAGCCCCTCCCCCAGCGCCCTGCATGCGTCCTCGTCTGAGTCTTCGGTGGCTCAGGAGCCGATAACCACGGTGACCCAGGCCCCGTCCTCACTGGCCAGCACACTGGCTAGCGGTCAGGTGATGGTGGCGGCTCCGGGTCTGTCGGCTGCTCTGCAGGGGGCGGCTCAGCTGCCTACCAGCGCCAGCATCGCCGCCATGGCTGCAGCGGCTGGTCTTAGCCCAGGTCTCATGGCCTCCTCACAGTTCACTCCTGG TGGGGCTCTGCTGAGTCTGGCTCCTGGTGGTCTGGGCAGCGCATTGAGTCCGGCACTGATGAGCAACAGCACCTTGGCCACTATCCAAGGTGTGTGGAGCG CTTTGGCCTCTAGCGGGACTCTGCCCATCACCTCTCTAGATGGCAGTGGTAACTTCCTGTTCGCCAATGCCAGCGCAGGGAGCACGCCCAACCTGGTGACGGCGCCCCTTTTCCTCAACCCCCAGAACCTGTCTCTGCTCACCAGCAACCCGGTCAGCCTGGTGTCTGCCGGGGGGGCCGCGGGGGCTGCCGGAGCCCTCAACCTGCACGTTGCCGCTGACACCCACCACAGTGCCGTCACCACGGCGACCGTGCCTGCCTCCACAATCACCACCGCCTCCAAGGCCCAGTGA
- the pou2f1b gene encoding POU domain, class 2, transcription factor 1b isoform X6: MADGGAASQDESSGAGAQTNGLDFQRQTVQTTNAITNAHAQALLQQCKSEDSAELPASSQQGALTQTQLMLAGGQIAGLTLTPAQQQLLLQQAQAQLLAAAVQQHSASQQSSTTGASISASAATPITQIPLSQPIQIAPQLQQLQQQQQNLNLQQFVLVQPGHPIATQLQPAQFIISQTPHGQQSLLQAQNLLTQLPQSQANLLQTQPSITLTTQPATPTRTIAATPIQTLPHSQTTPKRMDTPSLEEPSDLEELEQFAKTFKQRRIKLGFTQGDVGLAMGKLYGNDFSQTTISRFEALNLSFKNMCKLKPLLEKWLNDAENQTSEQGLSSPSSLGSPGLGMEGLNRRRKKRTSIETNIRVALEKSFLEQNQKPTSEEITMIADQLNMEKEVIRVWFCNRRQKEKRINPPSSGSAGSTPIKAIFSTSTALAPSTASLVTSTTPTTLTVNPVLPLTSTSVSSMGFTGTTVGAPSMNTASVISTVPAICTATSSPSLSPSPSALHASSSESSVAQEPITTVTQAPSSLASTLASGQVMVAAPGLSAALQGAAQLPTSASIAAMAAAAGLSPGLMASSQFTPGGALLSLAPGGLGSALSPALMSNSTLATIQGVWSALASSGTLPITSLDGSGNFLFANASAGSTPNLVTAPLFLNPQNLSLLTSNPVSLVSAGGAAGAAGALNLHVAADTHHSAVTTATVPASTITTASKAQ; encoded by the exons ATGGCGGACGGAGGAGCAGCGAGTCAAGATGAGAGTTCAGGAGCAG gTGCCCAAACAAACGGACTGGACTTTCAGAGGCAGACGGTGCAAACAACAAACGCAATCACCAATGCACACGCACAGGCCCTGCTCCAACAG TGTAAGTCAGAGGATTCGGCTGAGCTTCCAGCCTCCAGCCAGCAGGGTGCGCTGACCCAGACTCAGCTCATGTTGGCCGGGGGGCAGATAGCTGGA tTGACTCTGACCCCAGCACAGCAGCAGTTGCTGTTGCAGCAGGCTCAGGCACAGCTGTTAGCTGCAGCTGTGCAGCAGCACTCAGCcagccagcagagcagcaccaCAGGAGCCAGCATCTCCGCATCCGCTGCCACACCCATCACACAGATCCCCCTCTCCCAGCCCATCCAGATCGCACCC CAgttgcagcagctgcagcagcagcagcagaacctcAACCTTCAGCAGTTTGTACTGGTGCAGCCAGGCCACCCCATCGCCACTCAGCTGCAGCCGGCACAGTTCATCATCTCGCAGACGCCGCATGGCCAGCAGA GCCTCCTGCAAGCCCAGAATCTTCTAACTCAACTACCTCAAAGCCAAGCCAACCTCCTGCAGACTCAGCCAAGCATCACCCTCACCACCCAG CCCGCGACACCCACGCGCACGATAGCAGCTACCCCCATCCAGACCCTCCCTCACAGCCAGACAACACCAAAGCGCATGGACACTCCCAGCCTGGAGGAGCCCAGTGAcctggaggagctggagcagtttgCCAAAACCTTCAAACAAAGGAGGATCAAACTGGGCTTCACTCAG GGGGATGTCGGCCTTGCTATGGGAAAGCTTTATGGAAACGACTTCAGCCAAACCACCATTTCTCGCTTTGAGGCCTTGAACCTGAGCTTTAAAAACATGTGCAAGCTAAAGCCTCTGCTGGAGAAATGGCTCAACGATGCAG AGAACCAGACGTCGGAACAGGGCCTGTCCAGCCCCAGCTCTTTGGGCTCCCCTGGGCTGGGCATGGAGGGCCTCAACAGGCGTCGCAAGAAGAGGACCAGCATCGAGACCAACATCAGAGTGGCCTTAGAAAAGAGCTTTCTGGAG CAGAACCAAAAACCTACCTCTGAGGAGATCACCATGATCGCCGACCAGCTGAACATGGAGAAGGAGGTGATCCGTGTGTGGTTCTGCAACCGCCGGCAGAAGGAGAAGAGGATCAACCCACCCAGCAGCGGCAGTGCCGGCAGCACCCCCATCAAAGCAATCTTCTCCACCTCCACAGCCCTG GCGCCTTCCACCGCCAGTCTTGTGACCAGTACCACTCCGACTACACTGACTGTAAATCCTGTTTTGCCTCTCACCAGCACAAGTGTCTCCAGCATGGGCTTTACTG gCACTACTGTGGGCGCCCCCTCAATGAACACTGCATCGGTCATCTCCACGGTTCCTGCCATCTGCACGGCAACCTCCTCTCCCTCACTCAGCCCCTCCCCCAGCGCCCTGCATGCGTCCTCGTCTGAGTCTTCGGTGGCTCAGGAGCCGATAACCACGGTGACCCAGGCCCCGTCCTCACTGGCCAGCACACTGGCTAGCGGTCAGGTGATGGTGGCGGCTCCGGGTCTGTCGGCTGCTCTGCAGGGGGCGGCTCAGCTGCCTACCAGCGCCAGCATCGCCGCCATGGCTGCAGCGGCTGGTCTTAGCCCAGGTCTCATGGCCTCCTCACAGTTCACTCCTGG TGGGGCTCTGCTGAGTCTGGCTCCTGGTGGTCTGGGCAGCGCATTGAGTCCGGCACTGATGAGCAACAGCACCTTGGCCACTATCCAAGGTGTGTGGAGCG CTTTGGCCTCTAGCGGGACTCTGCCCATCACCTCTCTAGATGGCAGTGGTAACTTCCTGTTCGCCAATGCCAGCGCAGGGAGCACGCCCAACCTGGTGACGGCGCCCCTTTTCCTCAACCCCCAGAACCTGTCTCTGCTCACCAGCAACCCGGTCAGCCTGGTGTCTGCCGGGGGGGCCGCGGGGGCTGCCGGAGCCCTCAACCTGCACGTTGCCGCTGACACCCACCACAGTGCCGTCACCACGGCGACCGTGCCTGCCTCCACAATCACCACCGCCTCCAAGGCCCAGTGA
- the pou2f1b gene encoding POU domain, class 2, transcription factor 1b isoform X5, which yields MADGGAASQDESSGADSRMSNPSETSKCAMESGDGNTGAQTNGLDFQRQTVQTTNAITNAHAQALLQQCKSEDSAELPASSQQGALTQTQLMLAGGQIAGLTLTPAQQQLLLQQAQAQLLAAAVQQHSASQQSSTTGASISASAATPITQIPLSQPIQIAPQLQQLQQQQQNLNLQQFVLVQPGHPIATQLQPAQFIISQTPHGQQSLLQAQNLLTQLPQSQANLLQTQPSITLTTQPATPTRTIAATPIQTLPHSQTTPKRMDTPSLEEPSDLEELEQFAKTFKQRRIKLGFTQGDVGLAMGKLYGNDFSQTTISRFEALNLSFKNMCKLKPLLEKWLNDAENQTSEQGLSSPSSLGSPGLGMEGLNRRRKKRTSIETNIRVALEKSFLENQKPTSEEITMIADQLNMEKEVIRVWFCNRRQKEKRINPPSSGSAGSTPIKAIFSTSTALAPSTASLVTSTTPTTLTVNPVLPLTSTSVSSMGFTGTTVGAPSMNTASVISTVPAICTATSSPSLSPSPSALHASSSESSVAQEPITTVTQAPSSLASTLASGQVMVAAPGLSAALQGAAQLPTSASIAAMAAAAGLSPGLMASSQFTPGGALLSLAPGGLGSALSPALMSNSTLATIQALASSGTLPITSLDGSGNFLFANASAGSTPNLVTAPLFLNPQNLSLLTSNPVSLVSAGGAAGAAGALNLHVAADTHHSAVTTATVPASTITTASKAQ from the exons ATGGCGGACGGAGGAGCAGCGAGTCAAGATGAGAGTTCAGGAGCAG ATTCTAGAATGAGTAATCCGTCAGAAACAAGTAAATGTGCAATGGAGAGTGGGGACGGAAACACAG gTGCCCAAACAAACGGACTGGACTTTCAGAGGCAGACGGTGCAAACAACAAACGCAATCACCAATGCACACGCACAGGCCCTGCTCCAACAG TGTAAGTCAGAGGATTCGGCTGAGCTTCCAGCCTCCAGCCAGCAGGGTGCGCTGACCCAGACTCAGCTCATGTTGGCCGGGGGGCAGATAGCTGGA tTGACTCTGACCCCAGCACAGCAGCAGTTGCTGTTGCAGCAGGCTCAGGCACAGCTGTTAGCTGCAGCTGTGCAGCAGCACTCAGCcagccagcagagcagcaccaCAGGAGCCAGCATCTCCGCATCCGCTGCCACACCCATCACACAGATCCCCCTCTCCCAGCCCATCCAGATCGCACCC CAgttgcagcagctgcagcagcagcagcagaacctcAACCTTCAGCAGTTTGTACTGGTGCAGCCAGGCCACCCCATCGCCACTCAGCTGCAGCCGGCACAGTTCATCATCTCGCAGACGCCGCATGGCCAGCAGA GCCTCCTGCAAGCCCAGAATCTTCTAACTCAACTACCTCAAAGCCAAGCCAACCTCCTGCAGACTCAGCCAAGCATCACCCTCACCACCCAG CCCGCGACACCCACGCGCACGATAGCAGCTACCCCCATCCAGACCCTCCCTCACAGCCAGACAACACCAAAGCGCATGGACACTCCCAGCCTGGAGGAGCCCAGTGAcctggaggagctggagcagtttgCCAAAACCTTCAAACAAAGGAGGATCAAACTGGGCTTCACTCAG GGGGATGTCGGCCTTGCTATGGGAAAGCTTTATGGAAACGACTTCAGCCAAACCACCATTTCTCGCTTTGAGGCCTTGAACCTGAGCTTTAAAAACATGTGCAAGCTAAAGCCTCTGCTGGAGAAATGGCTCAACGATGCAG AGAACCAGACGTCGGAACAGGGCCTGTCCAGCCCCAGCTCTTTGGGCTCCCCTGGGCTGGGCATGGAGGGCCTCAACAGGCGTCGCAAGAAGAGGACCAGCATCGAGACCAACATCAGAGTGGCCTTAGAAAAGAGCTTTCTGGAG AACCAAAAACCTACCTCTGAGGAGATCACCATGATCGCCGACCAGCTGAACATGGAGAAGGAGGTGATCCGTGTGTGGTTCTGCAACCGCCGGCAGAAGGAGAAGAGGATCAACCCACCCAGCAGCGGCAGTGCCGGCAGCACCCCCATCAAAGCAATCTTCTCCACCTCCACAGCCCTG GCGCCTTCCACCGCCAGTCTTGTGACCAGTACCACTCCGACTACACTGACTGTAAATCCTGTTTTGCCTCTCACCAGCACAAGTGTCTCCAGCATGGGCTTTACTG gCACTACTGTGGGCGCCCCCTCAATGAACACTGCATCGGTCATCTCCACGGTTCCTGCCATCTGCACGGCAACCTCCTCTCCCTCACTCAGCCCCTCCCCCAGCGCCCTGCATGCGTCCTCGTCTGAGTCTTCGGTGGCTCAGGAGCCGATAACCACGGTGACCCAGGCCCCGTCCTCACTGGCCAGCACACTGGCTAGCGGTCAGGTGATGGTGGCGGCTCCGGGTCTGTCGGCTGCTCTGCAGGGGGCGGCTCAGCTGCCTACCAGCGCCAGCATCGCCGCCATGGCTGCAGCGGCTGGTCTTAGCCCAGGTCTCATGGCCTCCTCACAGTTCACTCCTGG TGGGGCTCTGCTGAGTCTGGCTCCTGGTGGTCTGGGCAGCGCATTGAGTCCGGCACTGATGAGCAACAGCACCTTGGCCACTATCCAAG CTTTGGCCTCTAGCGGGACTCTGCCCATCACCTCTCTAGATGGCAGTGGTAACTTCCTGTTCGCCAATGCCAGCGCAGGGAGCACGCCCAACCTGGTGACGGCGCCCCTTTTCCTCAACCCCCAGAACCTGTCTCTGCTCACCAGCAACCCGGTCAGCCTGGTGTCTGCCGGGGGGGCCGCGGGGGCTGCCGGAGCCCTCAACCTGCACGTTGCCGCTGACACCCACCACAGTGCCGTCACCACGGCGACCGTGCCTGCCTCCACAATCACCACCGCCTCCAAGGCCCAGTGA